One window from the genome of Acidihalobacter ferrooxydans encodes:
- a CDS encoding sigma-54-dependent transcriptional regulator → MTDTLFIIEDEALLGQELLRHFKRENWDATLAGTLADAERELLASTPQPLVVLSDMSLPDGSALDLLERLREAGHRSEWIFLTGYGSVPDSVRALRLGAHEFLEKPCPRDRLDLVVAGAARAARAHRRLEREQQAGSQRYRPEAMLGDSPANRQVQELLRRLAQAPFTSLLLAGETGTGKGLAARILHHTGARSEGPFVHLNCAALPRELIEAELFGHEAGAFTGAHGRHAGLFEQADGGTLFLDEIGDLDTHLQAKLLTAIEERSIRRLGGAREIRVDAQIIAATHRDLAACVAQGSFRADLYHRMSVFRIQLPPLRERPQDLEQLVPAFVAEFSAIAGKELQRIPDDMMAELKRYNWPGNVRELRNVIERSVLLSEGPQLSTRWLQLCTTSPCPIAWPGGPMLELPLDGSLTLDDIERRVIEHTLDRHDGNLSAAARTLGVSRETLRYRVQKYALQK, encoded by the coding sequence ATGACCGACACCCTTTTCATCATTGAAGACGAAGCCCTGCTCGGCCAGGAACTCCTGCGCCACTTCAAGCGTGAGAACTGGGACGCCACCCTGGCCGGAACACTCGCCGACGCCGAGCGCGAATTGCTCGCGAGCACCCCTCAGCCCCTGGTCGTGCTTTCCGACATGAGCCTGCCCGACGGCAGCGCGCTCGACCTGCTGGAACGCCTGCGCGAGGCCGGGCATCGCTCGGAATGGATCTTTCTCACCGGTTACGGCAGCGTCCCGGACTCGGTTCGCGCGTTGCGCCTGGGCGCGCACGAATTTCTGGAAAAGCCCTGCCCGCGCGACCGGCTCGACCTCGTGGTCGCCGGCGCCGCCCGCGCGGCGCGCGCGCATCGCCGCCTGGAGCGCGAGCAGCAGGCCGGCAGCCAGCGTTACCGCCCCGAGGCCATGCTCGGCGACAGCCCGGCCAACCGCCAGGTGCAGGAACTGTTGCGCCGCCTGGCGCAGGCGCCGTTCACCTCCCTGCTGCTGGCTGGCGAGACGGGCACCGGCAAGGGTCTGGCCGCGCGCATCCTGCATCACACCGGCGCACGCAGCGAAGGCCCGTTCGTCCACCTGAACTGCGCCGCGCTGCCGCGCGAGCTGATCGAGGCCGAACTGTTCGGCCATGAGGCCGGCGCGTTCACCGGCGCGCACGGCCGCCATGCCGGCCTGTTCGAACAGGCCGATGGCGGCACCCTGTTCCTCGATGAAATCGGCGATCTGGACACCCACCTGCAAGCCAAACTGCTCACCGCCATCGAAGAACGCAGCATCCGACGCCTCGGCGGCGCCCGTGAAATCCGCGTCGACGCCCAGATTATCGCCGCCACCCACCGCGATCTCGCCGCCTGCGTCGCGCAAGGCTCGTTCCGCGCCGATCTCTATCACCGCATGAGCGTGTTCCGCATCCAGTTGCCGCCGCTGCGCGAGCGCCCGCAAGACCTCGAACAGCTCGTGCCCGCCTTTGTGGCCGAATTCAGCGCCATTGCCGGCAAGGAACTGCAAAGGATTCCGGACGACATGATGGCCGAACTCAAGCGGTACAACTGGCCCGGCAACGTGCGCGAACTGCGCAATGTCATCGAACGCAGCGTCTTGCTCAGCGAAGGCCCGCAACTGTCTACACGCTGGCTCCAGTTGTGCACCACAAGCCCCTGCCCCATCGCCTGGCCGGGCGGGCCGATGCTGGAACTGCCCCTCGACGGCAGCCTGACGCTCGACGACATCGAGCGGCGCGTCATCGAACACACTCTTGACCGGCACGACGGCAACCTCTCCGCCGCTGCCCGCACGCTCGGCGTCAGCCGCGAAACACTGCGCTACCGCGTGCAGAAATACGCCTTGCAGAAATAA
- a CDS encoding sensor histidine kinase: MPIKYERLTRTPSQALRLLVTQPLWLPVLLSTLLVTATMAVIVFLLYTGLQRFDPLYRHVQELSRLEQAAARLASPPAALGPLSRRIDQLATAPVWMQANTPDDLREAAALLRQPTANAQLPRARKLLSNAIAAENASDLRRFEAVKTSGLHALQLSLTTLLVFPFIIIALLNALRGRLVAPLEHLAELLVSLSDRTYRPLPADELTPVLRPLFNSYNQLVGRLQELESAHRGRERELATAVAETTRSLMLTQSALTRAERLAAAGELAASLAHDLRNPLAGVRLALHNLENDCESPELRERLQLVGAEVDRLVDTLNAQLARVRQQPEAATPVDIATQFQAIARLQQLRFEGHCRLRIETPTKLCCRVPEVGLRLALDNLISNACEAVSDKNGEVRVQAGRVADELRIIVEDNGPGFPAAMLKQGPQLFTTDKPGGTGLGLVSVQRFAHENQGRLTLSNRPEGGARALLVLACPASRQAPDC, encoded by the coding sequence ATGCCCATCAAATACGAACGCCTCACCCGCACCCCCAGTCAGGCCCTGCGCCTGCTGGTCACGCAGCCGCTCTGGCTGCCGGTGTTGCTCAGCACCTTACTGGTGACTGCGACCATGGCCGTGATCGTGTTCCTCTTGTATACCGGGCTGCAGCGTTTCGATCCCCTGTATCGCCACGTCCAGGAACTGAGCCGACTTGAGCAGGCTGCTGCCCGCCTCGCGTCGCCGCCAGCGGCGCTGGGGCCACTGAGCCGCCGGATCGATCAACTGGCAACGGCACCCGTCTGGATGCAGGCCAACACGCCCGATGATTTGCGCGAAGCAGCCGCGCTGCTACGTCAGCCGACCGCCAACGCACAGCTTCCGCGCGCGCGCAAATTGCTCAGCAACGCCATCGCCGCGGAAAACGCCTCCGACCTGCGCCGTTTCGAAGCGGTCAAAACCTCCGGGCTGCACGCGCTGCAACTGTCCCTGACCACGCTACTGGTATTTCCGTTCATCATTATCGCGTTGCTCAACGCCTTGCGCGGGCGACTCGTCGCACCCCTCGAACACCTGGCCGAACTGCTTGTCAGCCTCTCGGACCGGACCTACCGACCGCTGCCCGCGGACGAGCTGACGCCGGTGCTGCGGCCACTGTTCAACAGCTACAATCAGCTGGTCGGTCGACTGCAGGAACTCGAAAGCGCGCATCGCGGCCGCGAACGCGAACTGGCCACTGCCGTAGCCGAAACGACCCGTTCACTGATGCTCACGCAAAGCGCCCTCACTCGCGCTGAGCGCCTGGCCGCGGCCGGCGAACTCGCCGCCAGCCTGGCCCACGACCTGCGCAACCCCCTGGCCGGGGTGCGTCTCGCGCTGCACAATCTGGAAAACGACTGCGAATCGCCCGAGCTGCGTGAACGGCTGCAACTGGTCGGCGCCGAAGTCGATCGTCTCGTCGACACACTCAATGCCCAGCTTGCGCGTGTGCGCCAGCAGCCCGAAGCGGCCACCCCGGTGGACATCGCCACGCAGTTTCAGGCCATCGCCCGGCTGCAACAACTGCGTTTCGAGGGCCATTGCCGTCTGCGCATCGAAACGCCGACGAAACTGTGCTGTCGGGTTCCCGAAGTCGGCCTCCGGCTCGCCCTGGACAACCTGATTTCAAATGCCTGCGAAGCCGTCAGCGACAAAAACGGCGAAGTCCGCGTGCAAGCCGGGCGCGTCGCCGATGAGCTGCGCATCATTGTCGAAGACAATGGTCCCGGCTTTCCAGCAGCCATGCTCAAGCAGGGCCCGCAACTGTTCACCACCGACAAGCCAGGCGGCACCGGTCTTGGGCTGGTTTCCGTGCAGCGTTTCGCGCATGAAAATCAGGGGCGGCTGACGCTGTCCAACCGCCCCGAGGGCGGTGCCCGCGCACTGCTCGTATTGGCCTGCCCGGCGTCGCGGCAGGCCCCCGACTGCTGA